The Bacteriovorax sp. Seq25_V genome window below encodes:
- a CDS encoding HD domain-containing protein, which yields MKNYIISNSKLTEDSFETIKNFYLNDDPAHDWLHIQRLLKQGIDFGTHLGASLSILLPAILIHDIINIPKGSRLRSKASLLSANKTKELLGKTDYTDKEIESIAQVVLEHSYSANLPATSLESEILQDIDKLDAMGAIGVMRWAATSAKMKSKFYDEDNPWAEGRELNDFQFALDHFETKLLKLEGRLNTEIAKKEGQKRLQFFYEFLSQLKAEI from the coding sequence ATGAAAAACTATATTATAAGTAATTCAAAATTAACTGAAGACTCATTTGAAACCATCAAAAATTTCTATCTTAATGATGACCCCGCCCATGACTGGCTTCATATCCAAAGACTACTTAAGCAAGGCATAGATTTTGGTACCCACCTTGGGGCTTCTCTTAGTATTTTACTCCCAGCGATTTTAATTCATGACATCATCAATATACCAAAAGGTAGTAGACTCAGAAGTAAAGCAAGCCTACTCTCGGCCAATAAAACAAAAGAGTTACTAGGTAAAACAGATTATACAGATAAAGAGATTGAATCTATCGCACAAGTTGTTCTAGAACATTCTTATAGTGCAAATCTTCCAGCAACAAGCTTGGAGTCTGAGATTTTACAAGATATCGACAAGCTTGATGCAATGGGAGCAATCGGCGTAATGAGATGGGCCGCGACATCCGCTAAGATGAAATCAAAATTCTACGATGAAGACAATCCCTGGGCCGAGGGAAGAGAGCTAAATGACTTTCAATTTGCATTAGACCATTTTGAAACTAAACTCTTAAAGCTTGAAGGGCGACTAAATACTGAGATAGCAAAGAAGGAAGGACAAAAAAGGCTACAGTTTTTTTATGAATTTCTCTCCCAACTAAAAGCAGAGATTTAG
- a CDS encoding RNA polymerase sigma factor, which produces MTKMTNEQYLLAAQKGDIKSFELLYEEIKHGLYAYIFNLVRHEADAIELFQETMEKVYRNIKMYRSEYKASTWIWTIARNNCYDYFRKNKVSFKNIDEHFEQFEMQEESDHFAEDRENLRLAIEKLNPSYRDVITLRIFNEYDYAEIAEVLGVSVPSVKGLIFKAKKKLKEILTEEFEYEK; this is translated from the coding sequence ATGACCAAGATGACAAATGAACAATATTTATTAGCTGCGCAAAAGGGAGATATCAAAAGCTTCGAGCTTTTGTATGAAGAAATTAAGCATGGCCTCTATGCTTATATTTTTAATCTCGTTCGTCACGAGGCCGATGCTATTGAACTTTTCCAAGAAACGATGGAAAAAGTCTATCGCAATATAAAGATGTATCGTAGTGAGTACAAGGCCTCGACTTGGATTTGGACGATTGCTCGCAATAATTGTTATGACTACTTTAGAAAAAATAAGGTGAGTTTCAAGAATATCGATGAGCATTTTGAACAATTCGAAATGCAAGAGGAGAGTGATCACTTTGCAGAAGATCGTGAAAACCTTCGTCTCGCAATTGAGAAGCTCAATCCATCATATCGTGATGTGATTACACTTCGAATTTTTAATGAGTATGACTACGCTGAAATCGCAGAGGTTTTAGGAGTTAGTGTCCCAAGTGTGAAGGGCCTAATTTTTAAAGCAAAGAAAAAATTAAAAGAAATTTTAACGGAAGAGTTTGAGTATGAAAAATGA
- a CDS encoding medium chain dehydrogenase/reductase family protein, whose translation MKKIVIHSPGDHDKLKLEHGTIDDLKVNEVQVDVMYSGVNYADVCVRWGIYESAKKFIGWPITPGFEFSGVISKVHENSKFKVGDEVFGVSFFNGYSSKLNLPEHFVFKKPSSLSFEEAACFPAVFLTAYHALFQNFIMRPRSNVLVHSAAGGVGSALVQLLKQAGHNTVGVIGSSGKREYLSSLNCDHIIDKSKEDLWKRAEEICPTGYDVILDANGVETLRDSFNHLAPTGKLMVYGFHTMLPKSGRINWPKLVWNYLRTPRFSPLELTSANKSVMAFNLSFLFERFDILLEGMEAMIKMLESGSIKGHRVTVFDASDVGHAHGHIESGKSVGKIALKW comes from the coding sequence GTGAAAAAAATAGTTATCCATAGTCCAGGGGATCACGATAAATTGAAGCTTGAGCATGGCACGATTGACGATCTTAAGGTCAATGAAGTGCAAGTCGATGTGATGTATAGTGGGGTCAACTATGCGGACGTTTGTGTGCGATGGGGAATTTACGAGTCGGCCAAGAAGTTTATTGGTTGGCCAATAACTCCTGGCTTTGAGTTCTCTGGTGTGATCTCGAAAGTTCATGAAAATTCAAAATTTAAAGTTGGAGATGAAGTCTTTGGAGTGAGTTTTTTTAACGGCTATAGTTCTAAACTCAATCTTCCTGAGCATTTTGTTTTTAAGAAACCTTCAAGTCTAAGTTTTGAAGAGGCCGCATGTTTTCCTGCTGTTTTTTTAACTGCCTATCACGCTCTCTTTCAAAACTTTATCATGAGGCCAAGGAGTAATGTTCTTGTTCATTCTGCTGCTGGAGGAGTGGGCAGTGCTCTGGTGCAGCTCTTAAAGCAGGCCGGTCATAACACGGTTGGAGTTATTGGTTCGTCTGGTAAGAGAGAGTATTTAAGCTCGTTAAACTGTGATCATATAATAGATAAATCAAAAGAAGATCTTTGGAAAAGGGCAGAGGAAATCTGTCCTACAGGTTATGATGTTATCCTTGATGCAAATGGAGTAGAAACTTTGAGGGATAGTTTTAATCATCTTGCGCCGACAGGGAAGTTAATGGTCTATGGATTTCATACCATGCTTCCAAAGTCGGGTAGAATTAATTGGCCTAAGCTTGTTTGGAATTATTTACGTACGCCGAGGTTCTCTCCTCTTGAACTGACATCTGCCAATAAGAGTGTGATGGCATTTAATTTGTCCTTTCTCTTCGAGCGCTTTGATATTCTTCTTGAAGGAATGGAGGCCATGATAAAGATGCTTGAGTCTGGTTCGATTAAGGGTCATCGAGTGACGGTGTTTGATGCTTCTGATGTCGGCCATGCTCATGGTCATATTGAGTCGGGAAAGTCGGTAGGGAAAATCGCGCTCAAGTGGTAA